TCGGTCGGCCCGGGGCAGATCGCGTTGATGCGAATGCCCTTCTTCGCCAGCGGGTAGCCCTGGGTGGCCACGTAGGTGTTGATCACCTTCTTGCTGGTCCCGTAGTGGTTGATTCCGTCGGCCTCGTGCGCCTGACACCACGCCTCGGCCGCCGCGAAGTCCGGCGTCTCGAGGAATTCCAGCATCAGGTCCAGGTCGTTCTCCCAGCCCATGCCGGCGACCGAGGAGATGAAGCAGATGGCCGAGCCGTTGGGAAGCTGGTTGCGCTCCAACAGGCGGTCGATCAGATGGCGGTGGCCGATGAAGTTGATCTTCATCAGGTCGATCGTGCCGTCGGCGACGCCGGCCGCGGAGAACACCGCGTGGATGGGACCGGTGATCTGGTCGAGAGCGGAGTCAATCGAGACGGGATCGCGCAGGTCGACCTGTACCGCCTGGGCAACGTCGTAATCCACGGGCGCGTAGTCCAGCACGATGACTTCGGCACCAAGCTCGGCCGCCGATTTGGCCGCTGCGGCGCCCATGCCAGTCGCACCACCGACAACGAGCGCGCGTTTGCCGTCGTAGCGCAACCGATCGACAATGGTCATGGAAATCCCCTTCTCGGATAATGCTAACGCGGTTCTAACTGCTCAACTGTATGGGTAACAGTTATTTGGCTCAATACCGGGTCCAGATTGAATTAGACGGTGTTACTTACTTGCCGCGCACCGCGGCGCCGCGCAAGACGGTGTCACGGATGTGCACCAGCGCGGGCCGCTTTCCGATCGCGCGCAGAATGTTCTCCGGTATCCACTGCAAGCTGATGACGCAGCGTGCCAGCATCGCGGTGGAGGGAGCGTCGAGGCGAATCTCGCCCGAGCGGATGCCTTCGGAGAGCAGCGATTTCATCTGCCGCAGGCGGGTGGGGTACGACCAGCCCGGATTGGCGGTCGGCGGCGATTGCCGCATCCACGCGAGCTGAATGCGGAATTCGTCGGAGAAGCGGTCCAGCGCATTGACGTTGATCCAGCTCAGTGCGTCCAGCTTCTCGATGGGGGTGGACTCCGAGCGGAATACGGCGACCCACCCGGCCTCAACCTTCTGTCCGAACGATTGCATGATCGAGTCGAGCAGTTCGTCCTTGGAGCCGATCACCCGATACACGGTGCCGGTGCCCAGCCCCGCCGCCGACGCGATGTCGCGGATCGTGGTCGCTTCATAGCCTTTGCGGCCGAATTCGGTTCGTGCCACGGCGCGGACGTGGGCGGCCTTGTCGCTGGGGTCGGCGTCGCTGTCATCGGCCCACGATTCGATGACGGCACTGGCCGCCGAAAACGCATTCGACCGATCCAATGCCGCATCAGTGGGTGGCCGGGCGGCCAAGCCCTGCAAGATGATTCGGCACAGCAGCTCCGCCACCTGGTCGGGTGGAGAGTTGTGCCGCATGACGTCAAGCCCGACCTGCAGCATGGTCTGGCAGATGCGGTCGGCCAGCGTGGGCAGATCGATTTCGGGCTTGATGTAGCCGGTCCACCGGCCGGCGCGCAGCGTTTGCACCATCGCCTCTTGCACCGCGACGGACTGATTGCGGGTCAGGTTCATCAATTCGGGGTCCGAGCTCGGTCCCTCGTAGAACGACATCTGCAGGGCGGCGCGATGGTGCACGGCGCAGTTGGCGACCGCCGATCCCAGCTCGATGATTTTCTCGGCGGGCGGTCGCGAATCGGCGTCGTCCAGTCTCGCCT
The Mycobacterium sp. 050128 genome window above contains:
- a CDS encoding TetR/AcrR family transcriptional regulator, encoding MAKAETLAKGKRAGTNALDQADDSGTRRTEILQTAASLIASSGLRTSLQEIADAAGILPGSLYHHFESKEAILIELIRRYQDDLHRIGERAQARLDDADSRPPAEKIIELGSAVANCAVHHRAALQMSFYEGPSSDPELMNLTRNQSVAVQEAMVQTLRAGRWTGYIKPEIDLPTLADRICQTMLQVGLDVMRHNSPPDQVAELLCRIILQGLAARPPTDAALDRSNAFSAASAVIESWADDSDADPSDKAAHVRAVARTEFGRKGYEATTIRDIASAAGLGTGTVYRVIGSKDELLDSIMQSFGQKVEAGWVAVFRSESTPIEKLDALSWINVNALDRFSDEFRIQLAWMRQSPPTANPGWSYPTRLRQMKSLLSEGIRSGEIRLDAPSTAMLARCVISLQWIPENILRAIGKRPALVHIRDTVLRGAAVRGK
- a CDS encoding SDR family oxidoreductase, coding for MTIVDRLRYDGKRALVVGGATGMGAAAAKSAAELGAEVIVLDYAPVDYDVAQAVQVDLRDPVSIDSALDQITGPIHAVFSAAGVADGTIDLMKINFIGHRHLIDRLLERNQLPNGSAICFISSVAGMGWENDLDLMLEFLETPDFAAAEAWCQAHEADGINHYGTSKKVINTYVATQGYPLAKKGIRINAICPGPTDTPLAQANADLWLSFAQDYRDETGSKVHTPEQMGDVMAFLNSEAACGVSGITVLVDSGHTMASITGAYAPGKPIMDIIMGKIKL